In Polyodon spathula isolate WHYD16114869_AA chromosome 27, ASM1765450v1, whole genome shotgun sequence, one DNA window encodes the following:
- the LOC121301340 gene encoding calcium homeostasis endoplasmic reticulum protein-like isoform X2, which yields MEMPAPPEDQELRNVIDKLAQFVARNGPEFEKMTMEKQKENPKFSFLFGGEFFNYYRYRLAFEQQPHSTRHDCEEYNLEVHCKQQDAPEPQPPLQTMAPPPLAAASPSLEELIQQSQWNLQQQEQHLHTLRQEQVSAAIALATEQFTQKLLLETQLDMSEFDSLLQPIIDTCTKDAISAGKNWMFNNAKTPQHCELMVGHLRNRITVEGAHFELRLHLIYLMNDVLHHCQRKQQRDLLAALQKVVVPIYCTSFLAVEVDKQQKIARLLHLWEKNGYFDEATIQQLQSPALGLGQYQASLITEYAAVVQPVQLAFQQQIQTLKTQHEEFVSSIKQQQQVVAAAQLGVAESEVRPATPGSAAARQPGDAKAALPVSGEYDSAEAGPQDPGAASTAARVPGDPIPTSKPNWFDPSHAIAAWGPQQQQQQAPPPCPPWNSHEGLWNEQRDPNWNSQREATPWSSQSDSSWSSQYDTPWNNQPDQPPWGQREAPFRMQRPQHFRGPFPPHQQPPQFNQPPHPHNFTRFPPRFMQDDFPPRHHFDRPPYLPHRFDYPQGDFPGELGPPHHHPGHRIPPPGIGEHPPWGGPTHPDFGGPPPHGFNGQPPHMRRQGPAHVNHDDPSLVPNVPYFDLPAGLMAPLVKLEDHDYKSLDPKDIRLPPPMPPSDRLLAAVEAFYSPPSHDRPRNSEGWEQNGLYEFFRAKMRARRKKGQEKRNSARASLSHSRSRSRERSSSQSSSRSSKSSRSSSGSRSRSRSRSRSYSRSRSRSRSGSRSSRSGSQSRSGSRSRSLSPEKKKKKKRSKSRSPTPPSTSGLGAAPATLIPDQRLGEENKGHQMLMKMGWSGSGGLGVKEQGIQDPIKGGDVRDKWDQYKGVGVTLDDPYENYRRNKSYSFIARMKARDEVPVPQDPPDPPTQE from the exons ATGGAGATGCCAGCTCCTCCAGAGG ATCAGGAGCTGAGGAATGTTATTGACAAGCTTGCTCAGTTCGTGGCTCGCAATGGGCCTGAATTTGAGAAGATGACTATGGAGAAGCAGAAAGAGAACCCCAAATTCTCTTTTCTTTTCGGAGGGGAATTTTTCAACTACTACAGATACAGACTTGCCTTCGAGCAACAGCCAC ATTCTACTAGACACGATTGTGAAGAGTATAATTTGGAAG TGCATTGTAAGCAGCAGGATGCCCCAGAGCCCCAGCCCCCGTTGCAGACCATGGCTCCTCCGCCCCTTGCAGCAGCCTCTCCATCCCTGGAAGAGCTCATCCAGCAGAGCCAGTGGAACCTGCAACAACAAGAGCAGCATCTGCACACCCTCCGCCAG gaaCAAGTGAGCGCTGCGATTGCCCTGGCGACGGAGCAGTTCACACAGAAACTGCTGCTGGAGACTCAGCTGGACATGAGTGAATTTGACAGCTTGCTGCAGCCAATCATTGACACCTGCACTAAAGATGCCATTTCT GCTGGAAAGAACTGGATGTTTAACAACGCCAAAACTCCGCAGCACTGCGAGCTGATGGTGGGGCACCTCCGCAACCGCATCACAGTGGAGGGGGCGCATTTCGAGCTTCGCCTGCATCTCATCTATCTCATGAATGACGTTCTGCATCACTG CCAGAGGAAGCAGCAGCGAGACCTCCTTGCAGCCCTACAGAAGGTGGTGGTTCCTATCTATTGCACTAGCTTTTTGGCAGTAGAAGTGGACAAGCAGCAGAAAATTGCAAGA cTCTTGCATCTCTGGGAAAAGAACGGTTACTTTGACGAGGCTACAATCCAGCAGCTGCAGAGTCCAGCTCTGGGACTGGGACAGTACCAG gCTTCACTAATCACCGAGTACGCTGCAGTCGTGCAGCCTGTTCAGTTGGCCTTTCAGCAGCAGATTCAGACTCTGAAAACGCAGCATGAAGAATTTGTTAGCAGtataaagcagcagcagcaggtggtGGCGGCTGCACAGCTGGGAGTAGCGGAGAGCGAGGTGAGACCAGCCACTCCAGGATCTGCTGCAGCAAGGCAACCAG GTGATGCCAAAGCAGCCCTGCCGGTTTCTGGGGAGTATGATTCTGCCGAGGCTGGACCTCAGGATCCAGGAGCTGCGTCCACAGCAGCCCGAGTGCCCGGCGATCCCATACCAACGTCCAAGCCGAACTGGTTCGACCCGTCGCACGCCATTGCAGCCTGGGgaccgcagcagcagcagcaacag GCCCCCCCACCGTGCCCTCCGTGGAACAGCCACGAGGGGCTGTGGAACGAGCAGCGAGACCCCAACTGGAACAGCCAGCGCGAGGCCACTCCCTGGAGCAGCCAGTCCGACTCCAGCTGGAGCAGCCAGTACGATACCCCCTGGAACAACCAGCCGGACCAGCCGCCCTGGGGGCAGCGGGAAGCCCCCTTCCGAATGCAGCGGCCTCAACACTTCCGAGGCCCCTTTCCACCCCACCAGCAGCCCCCCCAGTTCAACCAGCCACCCCATCCGCACAACTTTACCCGCTTCCCACCGCGCTTCATGCAGGATGACTTCCCTCCCCGCCATCACTTCGACAGGCCCCCCTACCTCCCGCATCGGTTCGACTATCCGCAGGGAGACTTCCCTGGAG AACTGGGTCCACCGCACCATCACCCCGGACACAGAATCCCTCCCCCAGGGATTGGGGAGCACCCCCCCTGGGGCGGGCCCACGCACCCCGACTTCGGGGGGCCGCCGCCCCACGGGTTTAATGGGCAGCCTCCTCACATGAGACGCCAGGGTCCTGCTCATGTGAACCACGATGACCCCAGCTTGGTGCCCAATGTTCCCTACTTTGATCTGCCAGCTGGGCTAATGGCTCCTCTTGTAAAG CTTGAAGACCATGATTACAAGTCTTTGGATCCCAAAGATATCCGCCTCCCGCCGCCCATGCCCCCTAGTGATCGGCTCCTAGCTGCTGTCGAGGCATTCTACAGCCCCCCGTCGCACGACAGACCGAGGAACAG TGAGGGCTGGGAACAGAACGGTCTTTATGAATTCTTTAGAGCTAAAATGAGAGCCAGAAGGAAAAAGGGGCAGGAGAAACGAAACAG TGCTCGAGCCAGCCTCTCGCACAGCCGATCCCGAAGCCGGGAGAGATCTTCCTCCCAGTCCAGCTCCAGATCTTCCAAGTCCTCGCGCTCCTCCTCTGGGTCTCGCTCCCGATCCCGTTCTCGCTCCCGGTCCTACTCCCGCTCACGATCCAG GAGCAGGAGTGGCTCCCGGTCCTCCCGCAGCGGCTCTCAATCCAGATCTGGGTCTCGTTCTCGGTCCCTCTCTccagagaagaagaagaagaagaagaggtcCAAGTCACGCAGCCCAACTCCACC TTCCACCTCTGGCCTTGGAGCTGCTCCTGCCACCCTAATACCAGATCAGAGGCTGGGAGAAGAGAACAAAGGACACCAGATGTTGATGAAGATGG GCTGGAGTGGTTCTGGTGGGCTGGGGGTCAAGGAGCAAGGAATCCAGGACCCAATTAAAGGAGGAGATGTGCGGGACAAATGGGACCAGTACAAAGGAGTGGGGGTGACCCTCGACGATCCTTACGAGAACTACAGAAGAAACAAAAGCTATTCATTCATTGCACGGATGAAGGCGAGGGATGAAG TCCCGGTGCCCCAGGATCCTCCAGACCCCCCGACCCAGGAGTAG
- the LOC121301340 gene encoding calcium homeostasis endoplasmic reticulum protein-like isoform X5, which translates to MEMPAPPEDQELRNVIDKLAQFVARNGPEFEKMTMEKQKENPKFSFLFGGEFFNYYRYRLAFEQQPLHCKQQDAPEPQPPLQTMAPPPLAAASPSLEELIQQSQWNLQQQEQHLHTLRQEQVSAAIALATEQFTQKLLLETQLDMSEFDSLLQPIIDTCTKDAISAGKNWMFNNAKTPQHCELMVGHLRNRITVEGAHFELRLHLIYLMNDVLHHCQRKQQRDLLAALQKVVVPIYCTSFLAVEVDKQQKIARLLHLWEKNGYFDEATIQQLQSPALGLGQYQASLITEYAAVVQPVQLAFQQQIQTLKTQHEEFVSSIKQQQQVVAAAQLGVAESEVRPATPGSAAARQPGDAKAALPVSGEYDSAEAGPQDPGAASTAARVPGDPIPTSKPNWFDPSHAIAAWGPQQQQQQAPPPCPPWNSHEGLWNEQRDPNWNSQREATPWSSQSDSSWSSQYDTPWNNQPDQPPWGQREAPFRMQRPQHFRGPFPPHQQPPQFNQPPHPHNFTRFPPRFMQDDFPPRHHFDRPPYLPHRFDYPQGDFPGELGPPHHHPGHRIPPPGIGEHPPWGGPTHPDFGGPPPHGFNGQPPHMRRQGPAHVNHDDPSLVPNVPYFDLPAGLMAPLVKLEDHDYKSLDPKDIRLPPPMPPSDRLLAAVEAFYSPPSHDRPRNSEGWEQNGLYEFFRAKMRARRKKGQEKRNSARASLSHSRSRSRERSSSQSSSRSSKSSRSSSGSRSRSRSRSRSYSRSRSRSRSGSRSSRSGSQSRSGSRSRSLSPEKKKKKKRSKSRSPTPPSTSGLGAAPATLIPDQRLGEENKGHQMLMKMGWSGSGGLGVKEQGIQDPIKGGDVRDKWDQYKGVGVTLDDPYENYRRNKSYSFIARMKARDEVPVPQDPPDPPTQE; encoded by the exons ATGGAGATGCCAGCTCCTCCAGAGG ATCAGGAGCTGAGGAATGTTATTGACAAGCTTGCTCAGTTCGTGGCTCGCAATGGGCCTGAATTTGAGAAGATGACTATGGAGAAGCAGAAAGAGAACCCCAAATTCTCTTTTCTTTTCGGAGGGGAATTTTTCAACTACTACAGATACAGACTTGCCTTCGAGCAACAGCCAC TGCATTGTAAGCAGCAGGATGCCCCAGAGCCCCAGCCCCCGTTGCAGACCATGGCTCCTCCGCCCCTTGCAGCAGCCTCTCCATCCCTGGAAGAGCTCATCCAGCAGAGCCAGTGGAACCTGCAACAACAAGAGCAGCATCTGCACACCCTCCGCCAG gaaCAAGTGAGCGCTGCGATTGCCCTGGCGACGGAGCAGTTCACACAGAAACTGCTGCTGGAGACTCAGCTGGACATGAGTGAATTTGACAGCTTGCTGCAGCCAATCATTGACACCTGCACTAAAGATGCCATTTCT GCTGGAAAGAACTGGATGTTTAACAACGCCAAAACTCCGCAGCACTGCGAGCTGATGGTGGGGCACCTCCGCAACCGCATCACAGTGGAGGGGGCGCATTTCGAGCTTCGCCTGCATCTCATCTATCTCATGAATGACGTTCTGCATCACTG CCAGAGGAAGCAGCAGCGAGACCTCCTTGCAGCCCTACAGAAGGTGGTGGTTCCTATCTATTGCACTAGCTTTTTGGCAGTAGAAGTGGACAAGCAGCAGAAAATTGCAAGA cTCTTGCATCTCTGGGAAAAGAACGGTTACTTTGACGAGGCTACAATCCAGCAGCTGCAGAGTCCAGCTCTGGGACTGGGACAGTACCAG gCTTCACTAATCACCGAGTACGCTGCAGTCGTGCAGCCTGTTCAGTTGGCCTTTCAGCAGCAGATTCAGACTCTGAAAACGCAGCATGAAGAATTTGTTAGCAGtataaagcagcagcagcaggtggtGGCGGCTGCACAGCTGGGAGTAGCGGAGAGCGAGGTGAGACCAGCCACTCCAGGATCTGCTGCAGCAAGGCAACCAG GTGATGCCAAAGCAGCCCTGCCGGTTTCTGGGGAGTATGATTCTGCCGAGGCTGGACCTCAGGATCCAGGAGCTGCGTCCACAGCAGCCCGAGTGCCCGGCGATCCCATACCAACGTCCAAGCCGAACTGGTTCGACCCGTCGCACGCCATTGCAGCCTGGGgaccgcagcagcagcagcaacag GCCCCCCCACCGTGCCCTCCGTGGAACAGCCACGAGGGGCTGTGGAACGAGCAGCGAGACCCCAACTGGAACAGCCAGCGCGAGGCCACTCCCTGGAGCAGCCAGTCCGACTCCAGCTGGAGCAGCCAGTACGATACCCCCTGGAACAACCAGCCGGACCAGCCGCCCTGGGGGCAGCGGGAAGCCCCCTTCCGAATGCAGCGGCCTCAACACTTCCGAGGCCCCTTTCCACCCCACCAGCAGCCCCCCCAGTTCAACCAGCCACCCCATCCGCACAACTTTACCCGCTTCCCACCGCGCTTCATGCAGGATGACTTCCCTCCCCGCCATCACTTCGACAGGCCCCCCTACCTCCCGCATCGGTTCGACTATCCGCAGGGAGACTTCCCTGGAG AACTGGGTCCACCGCACCATCACCCCGGACACAGAATCCCTCCCCCAGGGATTGGGGAGCACCCCCCCTGGGGCGGGCCCACGCACCCCGACTTCGGGGGGCCGCCGCCCCACGGGTTTAATGGGCAGCCTCCTCACATGAGACGCCAGGGTCCTGCTCATGTGAACCACGATGACCCCAGCTTGGTGCCCAATGTTCCCTACTTTGATCTGCCAGCTGGGCTAATGGCTCCTCTTGTAAAG CTTGAAGACCATGATTACAAGTCTTTGGATCCCAAAGATATCCGCCTCCCGCCGCCCATGCCCCCTAGTGATCGGCTCCTAGCTGCTGTCGAGGCATTCTACAGCCCCCCGTCGCACGACAGACCGAGGAACAG TGAGGGCTGGGAACAGAACGGTCTTTATGAATTCTTTAGAGCTAAAATGAGAGCCAGAAGGAAAAAGGGGCAGGAGAAACGAAACAG TGCTCGAGCCAGCCTCTCGCACAGCCGATCCCGAAGCCGGGAGAGATCTTCCTCCCAGTCCAGCTCCAGATCTTCCAAGTCCTCGCGCTCCTCCTCTGGGTCTCGCTCCCGATCCCGTTCTCGCTCCCGGTCCTACTCCCGCTCACGATCCAG GAGCAGGAGTGGCTCCCGGTCCTCCCGCAGCGGCTCTCAATCCAGATCTGGGTCTCGTTCTCGGTCCCTCTCTccagagaagaagaagaagaagaagaggtcCAAGTCACGCAGCCCAACTCCACC TTCCACCTCTGGCCTTGGAGCTGCTCCTGCCACCCTAATACCAGATCAGAGGCTGGGAGAAGAGAACAAAGGACACCAGATGTTGATGAAGATGG GCTGGAGTGGTTCTGGTGGGCTGGGGGTCAAGGAGCAAGGAATCCAGGACCCAATTAAAGGAGGAGATGTGCGGGACAAATGGGACCAGTACAAAGGAGTGGGGGTGACCCTCGACGATCCTTACGAGAACTACAGAAGAAACAAAAGCTATTCATTCATTGCACGGATGAAGGCGAGGGATGAAG TCCCGGTGCCCCAGGATCCTCCAGACCCCCCGACCCAGGAGTAG
- the LOC121301340 gene encoding calcium homeostasis endoplasmic reticulum protein-like isoform X4, whose translation MEMPAPPEDQELRNVIDKLAQFVARNGPEFEKMTMEKQKENPKFSFLFGGEFFNYYRYRLAFEQQPLHCKQQDAPEPQPPLQTMAPPPLAAASPSLEELIQQSQWNLQQQEQHLHTLRQEQVSAAIALATEQFTQKLLLETQLDMSEFDSLLQPIIDTCTKDAISAGKNWMFNNAKTPQHCELMVGHLRNRITVEGAHFELRLHLIYLMNDVLHHCQRKQQRDLLAALQKVVVPIYCTSFLAVEVDKQQKIARLLHLWEKNGYFDEATIQQLQSPALGLGQYQASLITEYAAVVQPVQLAFQQQIQTLKTQHEEFVSSIKQQQQVVAAAQLGVAESEVRPATPGSAAARQPGDAKAALPVSGEYDSAEAGPQDPGAASTAARVPGDPIPTSKPNWFDPSHAIAAWGPQQQQQQPFEQPPFPPSQAPPPCPPWNSHEGLWNEQRDPNWNSQREATPWSSQSDSSWSSQYDTPWNNQPDQPPWGQREAPFRMQRPQHFRGPFPPHQQPPQFNQPPHPHNFTRFPPRFMQDDFPPRHHFDRPPYLPHRFDYPQGDFPGELGPPHHHPGHRIPPPGIGEHPPWGGPTHPDFGGPPPHGFNGQPPHMRRQGPAHVNHDDPSLVPNVPYFDLPAGLMAPLVKLEDHDYKSLDPKDIRLPPPMPPSDRLLAAVEAFYSPPSHDRPRNSEGWEQNGLYEFFRAKMRARRKKGQEKRNSARASLSHSRSRSRERSSSQSSSRSSKSSRSSSGSRSRSRSRSRSYSRSRSRSRSGSRSSRSGSQSRSGSRSRSLSPEKKKKKKRSKSRSPTPPSTSGLGAAPATLIPDQRLGEENKGHQMLMKMGWSGSGGLGVKEQGIQDPIKGGDVRDKWDQYKGVGVTLDDPYENYRRNKSYSFIARMKARDEVPVPQDPPDPPTQE comes from the exons ATGGAGATGCCAGCTCCTCCAGAGG ATCAGGAGCTGAGGAATGTTATTGACAAGCTTGCTCAGTTCGTGGCTCGCAATGGGCCTGAATTTGAGAAGATGACTATGGAGAAGCAGAAAGAGAACCCCAAATTCTCTTTTCTTTTCGGAGGGGAATTTTTCAACTACTACAGATACAGACTTGCCTTCGAGCAACAGCCAC TGCATTGTAAGCAGCAGGATGCCCCAGAGCCCCAGCCCCCGTTGCAGACCATGGCTCCTCCGCCCCTTGCAGCAGCCTCTCCATCCCTGGAAGAGCTCATCCAGCAGAGCCAGTGGAACCTGCAACAACAAGAGCAGCATCTGCACACCCTCCGCCAG gaaCAAGTGAGCGCTGCGATTGCCCTGGCGACGGAGCAGTTCACACAGAAACTGCTGCTGGAGACTCAGCTGGACATGAGTGAATTTGACAGCTTGCTGCAGCCAATCATTGACACCTGCACTAAAGATGCCATTTCT GCTGGAAAGAACTGGATGTTTAACAACGCCAAAACTCCGCAGCACTGCGAGCTGATGGTGGGGCACCTCCGCAACCGCATCACAGTGGAGGGGGCGCATTTCGAGCTTCGCCTGCATCTCATCTATCTCATGAATGACGTTCTGCATCACTG CCAGAGGAAGCAGCAGCGAGACCTCCTTGCAGCCCTACAGAAGGTGGTGGTTCCTATCTATTGCACTAGCTTTTTGGCAGTAGAAGTGGACAAGCAGCAGAAAATTGCAAGA cTCTTGCATCTCTGGGAAAAGAACGGTTACTTTGACGAGGCTACAATCCAGCAGCTGCAGAGTCCAGCTCTGGGACTGGGACAGTACCAG gCTTCACTAATCACCGAGTACGCTGCAGTCGTGCAGCCTGTTCAGTTGGCCTTTCAGCAGCAGATTCAGACTCTGAAAACGCAGCATGAAGAATTTGTTAGCAGtataaagcagcagcagcaggtggtGGCGGCTGCACAGCTGGGAGTAGCGGAGAGCGAGGTGAGACCAGCCACTCCAGGATCTGCTGCAGCAAGGCAACCAG GTGATGCCAAAGCAGCCCTGCCGGTTTCTGGGGAGTATGATTCTGCCGAGGCTGGACCTCAGGATCCAGGAGCTGCGTCCACAGCAGCCCGAGTGCCCGGCGATCCCATACCAACGTCCAAGCCGAACTGGTTCGACCCGTCGCACGCCATTGCAGCCTGGGgaccgcagcagcagcagcaacag CCATTTGAGCAGCCTCCATTCCCACCTTCACAGGCCCCCCCACCGTGCCCTCCGTGGAACAGCCACGAGGGGCTGTGGAACGAGCAGCGAGACCCCAACTGGAACAGCCAGCGCGAGGCCACTCCCTGGAGCAGCCAGTCCGACTCCAGCTGGAGCAGCCAGTACGATACCCCCTGGAACAACCAGCCGGACCAGCCGCCCTGGGGGCAGCGGGAAGCCCCCTTCCGAATGCAGCGGCCTCAACACTTCCGAGGCCCCTTTCCACCCCACCAGCAGCCCCCCCAGTTCAACCAGCCACCCCATCCGCACAACTTTACCCGCTTCCCACCGCGCTTCATGCAGGATGACTTCCCTCCCCGCCATCACTTCGACAGGCCCCCCTACCTCCCGCATCGGTTCGACTATCCGCAGGGAGACTTCCCTGGAG AACTGGGTCCACCGCACCATCACCCCGGACACAGAATCCCTCCCCCAGGGATTGGGGAGCACCCCCCCTGGGGCGGGCCCACGCACCCCGACTTCGGGGGGCCGCCGCCCCACGGGTTTAATGGGCAGCCTCCTCACATGAGACGCCAGGGTCCTGCTCATGTGAACCACGATGACCCCAGCTTGGTGCCCAATGTTCCCTACTTTGATCTGCCAGCTGGGCTAATGGCTCCTCTTGTAAAG CTTGAAGACCATGATTACAAGTCTTTGGATCCCAAAGATATCCGCCTCCCGCCGCCCATGCCCCCTAGTGATCGGCTCCTAGCTGCTGTCGAGGCATTCTACAGCCCCCCGTCGCACGACAGACCGAGGAACAG TGAGGGCTGGGAACAGAACGGTCTTTATGAATTCTTTAGAGCTAAAATGAGAGCCAGAAGGAAAAAGGGGCAGGAGAAACGAAACAG TGCTCGAGCCAGCCTCTCGCACAGCCGATCCCGAAGCCGGGAGAGATCTTCCTCCCAGTCCAGCTCCAGATCTTCCAAGTCCTCGCGCTCCTCCTCTGGGTCTCGCTCCCGATCCCGTTCTCGCTCCCGGTCCTACTCCCGCTCACGATCCAG GAGCAGGAGTGGCTCCCGGTCCTCCCGCAGCGGCTCTCAATCCAGATCTGGGTCTCGTTCTCGGTCCCTCTCTccagagaagaagaagaagaagaagaggtcCAAGTCACGCAGCCCAACTCCACC TTCCACCTCTGGCCTTGGAGCTGCTCCTGCCACCCTAATACCAGATCAGAGGCTGGGAGAAGAGAACAAAGGACACCAGATGTTGATGAAGATGG GCTGGAGTGGTTCTGGTGGGCTGGGGGTCAAGGAGCAAGGAATCCAGGACCCAATTAAAGGAGGAGATGTGCGGGACAAATGGGACCAGTACAAAGGAGTGGGGGTGACCCTCGACGATCCTTACGAGAACTACAGAAGAAACAAAAGCTATTCATTCATTGCACGGATGAAGGCGAGGGATGAAG TCCCGGTGCCCCAGGATCCTCCAGACCCCCCGACCCAGGAGTAG
- the LOC121301340 gene encoding calcium homeostasis endoplasmic reticulum protein-like isoform X1, whose product MEMPAPPEDQELRNVIDKLAQFVARNGPEFEKMTMEKQKENPKFSFLFGGEFFNYYRYRLAFEQQPHSTRHDCEEYNLEVHCKQQDAPEPQPPLQTMAPPPLAAASPSLEELIQQSQWNLQQQEQHLHTLRQEQVSAAIALATEQFTQKLLLETQLDMSEFDSLLQPIIDTCTKDAISAGKNWMFNNAKTPQHCELMVGHLRNRITVEGAHFELRLHLIYLMNDVLHHCQRKQQRDLLAALQKVVVPIYCTSFLAVEVDKQQKIARLLHLWEKNGYFDEATIQQLQSPALGLGQYQASLITEYAAVVQPVQLAFQQQIQTLKTQHEEFVSSIKQQQQVVAAAQLGVAESEVRPATPGSAAARQPGDAKAALPVSGEYDSAEAGPQDPGAASTAARVPGDPIPTSKPNWFDPSHAIAAWGPQQQQQQPFEQPPFPPSQAPPPCPPWNSHEGLWNEQRDPNWNSQREATPWSSQSDSSWSSQYDTPWNNQPDQPPWGQREAPFRMQRPQHFRGPFPPHQQPPQFNQPPHPHNFTRFPPRFMQDDFPPRHHFDRPPYLPHRFDYPQGDFPGELGPPHHHPGHRIPPPGIGEHPPWGGPTHPDFGGPPPHGFNGQPPHMRRQGPAHVNHDDPSLVPNVPYFDLPAGLMAPLVKLEDHDYKSLDPKDIRLPPPMPPSDRLLAAVEAFYSPPSHDRPRNSEGWEQNGLYEFFRAKMRARRKKGQEKRNSARASLSHSRSRSRERSSSQSSSRSSKSSRSSSGSRSRSRSRSRSYSRSRSRSRSGSRSSRSGSQSRSGSRSRSLSPEKKKKKKRSKSRSPTPPSTSGLGAAPATLIPDQRLGEENKGHQMLMKMGWSGSGGLGVKEQGIQDPIKGGDVRDKWDQYKGVGVTLDDPYENYRRNKSYSFIARMKARDEVPVPQDPPDPPTQE is encoded by the exons ATGGAGATGCCAGCTCCTCCAGAGG ATCAGGAGCTGAGGAATGTTATTGACAAGCTTGCTCAGTTCGTGGCTCGCAATGGGCCTGAATTTGAGAAGATGACTATGGAGAAGCAGAAAGAGAACCCCAAATTCTCTTTTCTTTTCGGAGGGGAATTTTTCAACTACTACAGATACAGACTTGCCTTCGAGCAACAGCCAC ATTCTACTAGACACGATTGTGAAGAGTATAATTTGGAAG TGCATTGTAAGCAGCAGGATGCCCCAGAGCCCCAGCCCCCGTTGCAGACCATGGCTCCTCCGCCCCTTGCAGCAGCCTCTCCATCCCTGGAAGAGCTCATCCAGCAGAGCCAGTGGAACCTGCAACAACAAGAGCAGCATCTGCACACCCTCCGCCAG gaaCAAGTGAGCGCTGCGATTGCCCTGGCGACGGAGCAGTTCACACAGAAACTGCTGCTGGAGACTCAGCTGGACATGAGTGAATTTGACAGCTTGCTGCAGCCAATCATTGACACCTGCACTAAAGATGCCATTTCT GCTGGAAAGAACTGGATGTTTAACAACGCCAAAACTCCGCAGCACTGCGAGCTGATGGTGGGGCACCTCCGCAACCGCATCACAGTGGAGGGGGCGCATTTCGAGCTTCGCCTGCATCTCATCTATCTCATGAATGACGTTCTGCATCACTG CCAGAGGAAGCAGCAGCGAGACCTCCTTGCAGCCCTACAGAAGGTGGTGGTTCCTATCTATTGCACTAGCTTTTTGGCAGTAGAAGTGGACAAGCAGCAGAAAATTGCAAGA cTCTTGCATCTCTGGGAAAAGAACGGTTACTTTGACGAGGCTACAATCCAGCAGCTGCAGAGTCCAGCTCTGGGACTGGGACAGTACCAG gCTTCACTAATCACCGAGTACGCTGCAGTCGTGCAGCCTGTTCAGTTGGCCTTTCAGCAGCAGATTCAGACTCTGAAAACGCAGCATGAAGAATTTGTTAGCAGtataaagcagcagcagcaggtggtGGCGGCTGCACAGCTGGGAGTAGCGGAGAGCGAGGTGAGACCAGCCACTCCAGGATCTGCTGCAGCAAGGCAACCAG GTGATGCCAAAGCAGCCCTGCCGGTTTCTGGGGAGTATGATTCTGCCGAGGCTGGACCTCAGGATCCAGGAGCTGCGTCCACAGCAGCCCGAGTGCCCGGCGATCCCATACCAACGTCCAAGCCGAACTGGTTCGACCCGTCGCACGCCATTGCAGCCTGGGgaccgcagcagcagcagcaacag CCATTTGAGCAGCCTCCATTCCCACCTTCACAGGCCCCCCCACCGTGCCCTCCGTGGAACAGCCACGAGGGGCTGTGGAACGAGCAGCGAGACCCCAACTGGAACAGCCAGCGCGAGGCCACTCCCTGGAGCAGCCAGTCCGACTCCAGCTGGAGCAGCCAGTACGATACCCCCTGGAACAACCAGCCGGACCAGCCGCCCTGGGGGCAGCGGGAAGCCCCCTTCCGAATGCAGCGGCCTCAACACTTCCGAGGCCCCTTTCCACCCCACCAGCAGCCCCCCCAGTTCAACCAGCCACCCCATCCGCACAACTTTACCCGCTTCCCACCGCGCTTCATGCAGGATGACTTCCCTCCCCGCCATCACTTCGACAGGCCCCCCTACCTCCCGCATCGGTTCGACTATCCGCAGGGAGACTTCCCTGGAG AACTGGGTCCACCGCACCATCACCCCGGACACAGAATCCCTCCCCCAGGGATTGGGGAGCACCCCCCCTGGGGCGGGCCCACGCACCCCGACTTCGGGGGGCCGCCGCCCCACGGGTTTAATGGGCAGCCTCCTCACATGAGACGCCAGGGTCCTGCTCATGTGAACCACGATGACCCCAGCTTGGTGCCCAATGTTCCCTACTTTGATCTGCCAGCTGGGCTAATGGCTCCTCTTGTAAAG CTTGAAGACCATGATTACAAGTCTTTGGATCCCAAAGATATCCGCCTCCCGCCGCCCATGCCCCCTAGTGATCGGCTCCTAGCTGCTGTCGAGGCATTCTACAGCCCCCCGTCGCACGACAGACCGAGGAACAG TGAGGGCTGGGAACAGAACGGTCTTTATGAATTCTTTAGAGCTAAAATGAGAGCCAGAAGGAAAAAGGGGCAGGAGAAACGAAACAG TGCTCGAGCCAGCCTCTCGCACAGCCGATCCCGAAGCCGGGAGAGATCTTCCTCCCAGTCCAGCTCCAGATCTTCCAAGTCCTCGCGCTCCTCCTCTGGGTCTCGCTCCCGATCCCGTTCTCGCTCCCGGTCCTACTCCCGCTCACGATCCAG GAGCAGGAGTGGCTCCCGGTCCTCCCGCAGCGGCTCTCAATCCAGATCTGGGTCTCGTTCTCGGTCCCTCTCTccagagaagaagaagaagaagaagaggtcCAAGTCACGCAGCCCAACTCCACC TTCCACCTCTGGCCTTGGAGCTGCTCCTGCCACCCTAATACCAGATCAGAGGCTGGGAGAAGAGAACAAAGGACACCAGATGTTGATGAAGATGG GCTGGAGTGGTTCTGGTGGGCTGGGGGTCAAGGAGCAAGGAATCCAGGACCCAATTAAAGGAGGAGATGTGCGGGACAAATGGGACCAGTACAAAGGAGTGGGGGTGACCCTCGACGATCCTTACGAGAACTACAGAAGAAACAAAAGCTATTCATTCATTGCACGGATGAAGGCGAGGGATGAAG TCCCGGTGCCCCAGGATCCTCCAGACCCCCCGACCCAGGAGTAG